One genomic window of Micromonospora sp. WMMD1128 includes the following:
- a CDS encoding methyltransferase: protein MDRHDMLLSPAGVNALRTALTQARFTANGIAGRLGSQATGGVARNDHRAALRATEDRDRLATLIRVFICDQTEPEPVVAAALAPLTVAEALAGGIVERHGDGLRAGVDLEPYGDDWWVLADVPASARPGRPLHAEHVLGIGGATQTLIGAAVRRPVETALDLGTGSGVQALHLGTHARRVTATDVSERALRFAATTAALNGQDWELLRGDLVAPVAGRRFDLVVSNPPFVVGPGTTTHVYRDSGRVGDAIGAELAAAAPHLLTDGGTMQYLANWVHVTGEDWGERVAGWFAGTGLDAWVIQREVADPMAYVNLWLTDVGESADPQRMEAWLDWFDAHKVEAIGFGIVSLRRAGHEQPIIRVEDLRQRVEPPLGDRIGEWFDRQDWLRARDTDGLLAARYRAADGLQLRQEATMGDDGWAVDRQVLAMPRGLRWSEEIDPLVLALVGGADGRLPLRDQLALLAAAHDVTPDELAEAAGPIVAHLVERGLVEPVVD, encoded by the coding sequence GTGGACCGTCACGACATGCTGCTCTCCCCCGCCGGGGTCAACGCGCTGCGCACCGCGCTGACGCAGGCCCGCTTCACCGCCAACGGCATCGCCGGGCGGCTCGGCTCGCAGGCCACCGGTGGGGTCGCCCGCAACGACCACCGCGCCGCCCTGCGCGCCACCGAGGACCGCGACCGGCTGGCCACGCTGATCCGGGTGTTCATTTGCGACCAGACCGAGCCCGAGCCGGTGGTGGCCGCGGCGCTGGCCCCGCTGACCGTGGCGGAGGCGCTCGCCGGGGGCATCGTCGAGCGGCACGGCGACGGCCTGCGGGCCGGCGTGGACCTGGAGCCGTACGGCGACGACTGGTGGGTGCTCGCCGACGTCCCGGCCAGCGCCCGCCCCGGCCGACCGTTGCACGCCGAGCACGTGCTCGGCATCGGCGGGGCCACCCAGACGCTGATCGGCGCCGCCGTGCGCCGCCCGGTGGAGACCGCGCTCGACCTCGGCACCGGCTCCGGCGTGCAGGCGCTGCACCTGGGCACCCACGCCCGCCGGGTCACCGCCACCGACGTCTCCGAGCGGGCGCTGCGCTTCGCCGCCACCACCGCCGCGCTCAACGGGCAGGACTGGGAACTGCTCCGCGGCGACCTGGTCGCCCCGGTGGCCGGGCGCCGCTTCGACCTGGTGGTCAGCAACCCGCCGTTCGTGGTCGGCCCCGGCACCACCACGCACGTCTACCGGGACTCCGGGCGGGTCGGCGACGCGATCGGCGCCGAGTTGGCCGCCGCCGCCCCGCACCTGCTCACCGACGGCGGCACCATGCAGTACCTGGCGAACTGGGTGCACGTCACAGGCGAGGACTGGGGCGAGCGGGTCGCCGGCTGGTTCGCCGGCACCGGCCTAGACGCCTGGGTCATCCAGCGCGAGGTGGCCGACCCGATGGCGTACGTGAACCTGTGGCTGACCGACGTCGGGGAGAGCGCCGACCCGCAGCGGATGGAGGCGTGGCTGGACTGGTTCGACGCGCACAAGGTGGAGGCGATCGGGTTCGGCATCGTGTCGCTGCGCCGGGCCGGCCACGAACAGCCGATCATCCGGGTCGAGGACCTGCGCCAGCGGGTGGAACCGCCGCTCGGCGACCGGATCGGCGAATGGTTCGACAGGCAGGACTGGCTGCGCGCCCGGGACACCGACGGGCTGCTCGCCGCCCGCTACCGCGCCGCCGACGGGCTCCAGCTACGCCAGGAGGCCACCATGGGCGACGACGGCTGGGCGGTGGACCGGCAGGTCCTCGCCATGCCCCGCGGGCTGCGCTGGTCCGAGGAGATCGACCCGCTGGTGCTCGCCCTGGTCGGTGGCGCCGACGGCCGGCTGCCGCTGCGCGACCAGCTCGCCCTGCTCGCCGCCGCGCACGACGTGACCCCGGACGAGCTGGCCGAGGCGGCCGGCCCGATCGTGGCCCACCTGGTCGAACGCGGCCTCGTCGAGCCGGTGGTCGACTGA
- a CDS encoding DUF262 domain-containing protein, producing MPSLERPRVEYRTPEDLVRDVRAGLVRIPPFQRSFKWEGTDIVRLFDSLLRGFPIGNLLLWQRPAPAQRLQVGPLDVQAPETASALWVVDGQQRIVSLVGALTRADSAVDPRFRVHLDLDTGEFHTAGARQRTPRPWIPVSFLLDTAVLLRWMRDNSGWLSEAQLALADQAAKAIREYQIPTYVVHSADENALLEIFTRMNTTGKRLTKSEVFQALHAGAVGGELSTLHDLGRVPATQGFGALDDRLTLRCVLAYRGGDIFREDFRQEFGPQDDPAETLRDVAARLREAVDFLRGPCGIPHIRLLPYSHVLPILVRFIRLHGVPTGRPATLLRRWVWRSAVAGSRARGVGVADVRNQVEAVDAADPQTAAMSVLRQVQQFPDFVAELDKVHFNHAMTKLNTLGLLSAEPRDPASGEILNVTRLLDHGSPLRPFLPDDGPARQTIANRLVLPAGERLTADLMATVSPTVAASHLIDEAAQERLARADWDGFLHLRGGVCERTITDHVNRMAEWGARDGRATADILRQVA from the coding sequence GTGCCGAGTCTGGAGAGACCCCGCGTCGAGTACCGCACACCGGAAGACCTGGTCCGGGACGTCAGGGCGGGACTGGTGCGGATCCCACCCTTCCAGCGCTCGTTCAAGTGGGAGGGCACGGACATCGTCCGGCTCTTCGACAGCCTGCTGCGCGGTTTCCCGATCGGTAATCTGCTCCTCTGGCAACGTCCGGCACCGGCCCAACGGCTTCAGGTCGGGCCGCTGGACGTCCAGGCGCCAGAAACCGCCTCGGCGCTCTGGGTCGTTGACGGCCAGCAGCGCATCGTGTCTCTTGTCGGAGCGCTGACCAGGGCGGATAGCGCTGTCGACCCCCGCTTCCGAGTGCATCTCGACCTCGACACCGGCGAATTCCACACCGCGGGCGCACGTCAGCGCACGCCACGGCCCTGGATCCCGGTGAGTTTCCTGCTGGACACTGCGGTCCTGCTGCGCTGGATGCGGGACAACTCCGGCTGGCTCTCCGAGGCTCAGCTCGCGCTGGCCGACCAGGCCGCCAAGGCGATCCGCGAATATCAGATCCCGACCTATGTCGTGCATTCGGCAGATGAGAACGCCCTGCTCGAGATCTTCACGCGCATGAACACCACCGGCAAACGATTGACCAAGTCCGAGGTGTTCCAGGCGTTGCACGCCGGTGCCGTTGGCGGCGAGTTGAGCACCCTGCACGATCTCGGCCGGGTGCCCGCCACTCAGGGTTTCGGCGCGCTCGACGATCGGCTGACCCTGCGCTGTGTCCTCGCCTACCGGGGTGGAGACATCTTCCGCGAGGACTTCCGCCAGGAGTTCGGGCCGCAGGACGACCCGGCCGAGACGCTGCGGGACGTGGCCGCGCGGCTGCGTGAGGCGGTCGACTTCCTTCGCGGCCCCTGCGGCATCCCGCACATCAGGCTGCTGCCCTACTCCCACGTGCTGCCGATCCTGGTTCGCTTCATCCGTCTGCACGGGGTGCCGACCGGCCGACCGGCGACCCTGCTCCGCAGGTGGGTGTGGCGCAGCGCGGTCGCCGGCAGCCGGGCCCGCGGTGTGGGCGTCGCCGACGTACGCAACCAGGTGGAGGCGGTCGACGCGGCCGACCCGCAGACCGCGGCGATGAGCGTGCTCCGGCAGGTGCAGCAGTTCCCGGACTTCGTCGCGGAGCTGGACAAGGTCCACTTCAATCACGCGATGACGAAGCTCAACACGTTGGGGCTTCTCTCCGCCGAGCCGCGCGACCCGGCGAGCGGAGAAATTCTCAACGTGACCCGCCTGCTCGATCACGGAAGCCCGCTGCGTCCGTTTCTCCCCGACGACGGACCTGCCAGGCAGACGATCGCCAACCGACTCGTCCTGCCAGCCGGGGAGCGTCTGACGGCGGACCTCATGGCGACCGTCTCACCGACGGTCGCGGCCAGTCATCTGATCGACGAGGCCGCGCAGGAGCGCCTGGCGCGCGCGGACTGGGATGGCTTCCTCCACCTTCGGGGAGGCGTGTGCGAGCGGACCATCACCGACCACGTCAACCGGATGGCCGAGTGGGGCGCGCGGGACGGGCGGGCCACGGCCGACATCCTCCGGCAGGTCGCCTGA
- the dtd gene encoding D-aminoacyl-tRNA deacylase, with the protein MRALVQTVGRAAVTVDGAVVGEIADGLLVLLGVTHTDTPQVAATMARKLHELRILDDERSAADTGAPLLVVSQFTLYGDARKGRRPSWTAAAPAPVAEPLVEAVVQELRARGAKVETGRFRTHMLVESVNVGPRTLLLDL; encoded by the coding sequence ATGCGGGCGCTTGTGCAGACCGTCGGCCGGGCCGCCGTCACGGTCGACGGGGCGGTGGTCGGCGAGATCGCCGACGGGCTGCTGGTGCTGCTCGGCGTCACCCACACCGACACCCCGCAGGTGGCCGCCACCATGGCCCGCAAGCTGCACGAACTGCGCATCCTCGACGACGAGCGCAGCGCCGCCGACACCGGCGCGCCGCTGCTGGTGGTCAGCCAGTTCACGCTCTACGGCGACGCCCGTAAGGGCCGGCGACCGAGCTGGACCGCCGCCGCTCCCGCGCCGGTCGCCGAACCCCTGGTGGAGGCCGTGGTGCAGGAGCTGCGCGCCCGCGGCGCGAAGGTGGAGACCGGCCGTTTCCGCACCCACATGCTCGTGGAGAGCGTCAACGTCGGCCCCCGTACCCTCCTGCTGGATCTCTAG
- a CDS encoding sporulation protein — protein MVLKRLMQAMGVGGPSVETVLANPNCRPGGQLEGRIQVVGGDHPVDVSWVSLGLMTRVEVESGDSEYHTNQEFGRVQVTGAFRLAQGQRYDVPFRFQVPWETPLTDLYGQHLHGMTMGLRTELEVARAVDSGDLDAVAVHPLPAHERLLEALLRLGFRFARADVERGHIHGVHQQLPFYQEIEFYPAPQYAGAMNQLEVTFVTDPRQVHVVLELDKRGGLFTEGRDAFGRFTVDHATADRTDWAAQLDGWLRQSLSRRGVFF, from the coding sequence GTGGTCCTCAAGCGGTTGATGCAGGCGATGGGTGTGGGCGGACCGTCGGTGGAGACGGTGCTGGCCAACCCGAACTGCCGCCCCGGTGGGCAGCTGGAGGGCCGGATCCAGGTGGTCGGCGGCGACCACCCGGTGGATGTGAGCTGGGTCTCGCTCGGCCTGATGACCCGGGTCGAGGTGGAGAGCGGCGACTCGGAGTACCACACCAACCAGGAGTTCGGCCGGGTCCAGGTGACCGGCGCGTTCCGGCTGGCGCAGGGGCAGCGGTACGACGTGCCGTTCCGCTTCCAGGTGCCCTGGGAGACCCCGCTCACCGACCTGTACGGCCAGCACCTGCACGGCATGACGATGGGCCTGCGCACCGAGCTGGAGGTGGCCCGGGCGGTGGACTCCGGTGACCTGGATGCGGTGGCGGTGCACCCGCTGCCGGCCCACGAGCGGTTGCTGGAGGCGCTGCTGCGGCTGGGCTTCCGCTTCGCGCGCGCGGATGTCGAGCGGGGTCACATCCACGGCGTACACCAGCAGTTGCCGTTCTACCAGGAGATCGAGTTCTATCCGGCGCCGCAGTACGCCGGCGCCATGAACCAGTTGGAGGTCACCTTCGTCACCGACCCGCGGCAGGTGCACGTGGTGCTGGAGCTGGACAAGCGGGGTGGCCTGTTCACCGAGGGCCGGGACGCGTTCGGCCGGTTCACGGTGGACCACGCCACGGCGGACCGTACCGACTGGGCCGCCCAGCTCGACGGTTGGCTGCGCCAGTCGCTGTCCCGCCGCGGCGTGTTCTTCTAG
- the sigB gene encoding RNA polymerase sigma factor SigB: MTQQMIEHQDLDVTLTDLDATDERGVSTDLVRAYLNGIGRTKLLTAAQEVELSKRIEAGLFAEEKLSACTPVSAELRADLTLIAAEGRAAKDHLLEANLRLVVSIAKRYTGRGMAFLDLIQEGNLGLIRAVEKFDYTKGYKFSTYATWWIRQAITRAMADQARTIRIPVHMVEQVNRMVRVRRELSVTLGREPTVGEVARALEIPEYQVIELISYDREPVSLDQAVGEDGESALGDFVAAVDPRTEPGDAATNGELRNEVRIVLATLSQREQAVIRLRFGLDDGRQRTLDEVGREFGLSRERIRQIEKITLLKLRDPERANRLEAYAC, translated from the coding sequence ATGACGCAGCAGATGATCGAGCACCAGGACTTGGACGTCACCCTCACCGACCTCGACGCCACCGACGAGCGCGGCGTCTCCACCGACCTGGTCCGGGCGTACCTCAACGGCATCGGCCGCACCAAGCTGCTCACCGCGGCGCAGGAGGTCGAGCTGAGCAAGCGGATCGAGGCCGGCCTCTTCGCCGAGGAGAAGCTCTCCGCCTGCACCCCGGTCTCCGCCGAGTTGCGCGCCGACCTGACGCTGATCGCGGCCGAGGGACGCGCCGCCAAGGACCACCTGCTGGAGGCGAACCTGCGGCTCGTGGTGAGCATCGCCAAGCGCTACACCGGGCGGGGCATGGCCTTCCTCGACCTGATCCAGGAGGGCAACCTCGGCCTGATCCGCGCCGTCGAGAAGTTCGACTACACCAAGGGCTACAAGTTCTCCACGTACGCCACCTGGTGGATCCGCCAGGCCATCACCCGCGCCATGGCCGACCAGGCCCGCACCATCCGCATCCCGGTGCACATGGTCGAGCAGGTCAACCGGATGGTCCGGGTCCGCCGCGAGCTGTCGGTGACGCTGGGCCGCGAGCCCACCGTCGGCGAGGTCGCCCGGGCGCTTGAGATCCCCGAATACCAGGTGATCGAGCTGATCTCGTACGACCGGGAGCCGGTCAGCCTCGACCAGGCGGTCGGCGAGGACGGGGAGAGCGCGCTCGGGGACTTCGTCGCCGCGGTGGACCCGCGTACCGAGCCCGGCGACGCCGCCACCAACGGCGAGCTGCGCAACGAGGTGCGCATCGTGCTGGCCACCCTCTCCCAGCGGGAGCAGGCGGTGATCCGGCTGCGTTTCGGCCTCGACGACGGCCGTCAGCGCACCCTCGACGAGGTGGGCCGCGAGTTCGGGCTGTCCCGTGAGCGGATCCGGCAGATCGAGAAGATCACGCTGCTCAAGCTGCGCGACCCGGAGCGGGCCAACCGCCTGGAGGCGTACGCCTGCTGA
- a CDS encoding bifunctional GNAT family N-acetyltransferase/acetate--CoA ligase family protein has protein sequence MTTVDVLLSDGTTVQLRQIRADDATAIVAMHARFSERTRYLRYFSPYPRIPERDLKRFVTVDHRDREAFVVLAGERIVAVGRYERLGPASPEAEVAFVVEDAYQGRGIGSVLLEHLADAAGRHGIAHFVAEVLPANGTMLRVFADFGYQVQRQYADGVVHLSFPIAATEATLEVQRGREHRTEARSIARLLAPRGVAVYGASTTGQGVGAALLGHLRDGGFGGAVVPVHPSAATVAGLPAYPSAVDAGQDVDLAVVAVAPEAVTEVVQDAARAGAHGLVVVSAGFAESGPAGAAAQRALVRAAHLAGMRVVGPNCLGVANTDPAVRLNATLAPVLPAAGRVGVFSQSGAFGVALLAEASRRGLGLSSFVSAGNRADVSGNDLLQYWQDDPGTDVITLYLETFGNPRKFARLARRIGRDKPVVALASLARPPGVGDAPALDAAAVSALFAQSGVIRVDTVAELLDVGVLLAHQPLPAGRRAAVVGNSSALTGLAATACAAQGLVVADGYPHDVGPSAGAAAYAAALAAAAADERVDAVVAVFAPPLPGQLTDPEADFAAALPAAGKPVVATFLAGRVPAGVPAYPSVEEAVRALARVTRYADWLRRPPGALPELAGVDRSAGQAALGPDGADPAALLGAYGIDVVESVPAGSADEAVAAGERLGWPVALKAAAPGLRHRLDLGAVRLDLADAAALRRAYQEVAPVFGAEVLVQPMVAPGVACVVELVEDPAFGPVVGFGLGGVATELLGDRAWRAVPLTDRDAAELVDEPRAAPLLRGHRGAAPVDRAALVDLLMRVGRLADEQPRVRSLTLNPVLARPDGVSVLHATVGAGAASPRPDTGPRRL, from the coding sequence GTGACGACGGTGGACGTGCTGCTCAGCGACGGCACGACGGTGCAGTTGCGGCAGATCCGCGCCGACGACGCGACGGCGATCGTGGCGATGCACGCCCGGTTCTCCGAGCGCACCCGTTACCTGCGCTACTTCTCGCCGTACCCGCGGATCCCGGAGCGGGACCTGAAGCGGTTCGTCACCGTGGACCACCGCGACCGGGAGGCGTTCGTGGTGCTGGCCGGCGAGCGGATCGTGGCCGTCGGCCGGTACGAGCGGCTCGGTCCGGCCTCGCCGGAGGCCGAGGTGGCGTTCGTGGTGGAGGACGCCTACCAGGGCCGGGGCATCGGCTCGGTGCTGCTGGAGCACCTGGCGGACGCGGCCGGCCGGCACGGGATCGCGCACTTCGTCGCCGAGGTGTTGCCGGCCAACGGGACGATGCTGCGGGTCTTCGCCGACTTCGGTTACCAGGTCCAGCGCCAGTACGCCGACGGTGTGGTGCACCTGAGCTTCCCGATCGCGGCGACCGAGGCGACGCTCGAGGTGCAGCGGGGCCGGGAGCACCGCACCGAGGCGCGGTCGATCGCCCGGCTGCTCGCGCCGCGCGGCGTCGCCGTCTACGGGGCCAGCACCACCGGCCAGGGCGTCGGCGCGGCGCTGCTCGGGCACCTGCGCGACGGCGGGTTCGGCGGCGCGGTCGTGCCGGTGCATCCGAGCGCGGCGACCGTGGCCGGGCTGCCGGCGTACCCGTCGGCGGTCGACGCCGGCCAGGACGTGGACCTGGCCGTGGTGGCGGTCGCGCCGGAGGCGGTGACCGAGGTGGTCCAGGACGCGGCCCGGGCCGGCGCGCACGGGCTGGTGGTGGTGTCGGCCGGGTTCGCCGAGTCCGGTCCGGCCGGCGCGGCGGCGCAGCGGGCGCTGGTGCGGGCCGCGCACCTGGCCGGCATGCGGGTGGTCGGCCCCAACTGCCTCGGCGTCGCCAACACCGACCCGGCGGTACGCCTCAACGCCACGCTCGCCCCGGTGCTGCCGGCGGCGGGCCGGGTCGGCGTGTTCAGCCAGTCCGGCGCGTTCGGGGTGGCGTTGCTGGCCGAGGCGTCCCGGCGCGGGCTCGGGCTGTCCAGCTTCGTGTCGGCCGGCAACCGGGCCGACGTGTCCGGCAACGACCTGTTGCAGTACTGGCAGGACGACCCGGGCACCGACGTGATCACGCTCTATCTGGAGACGTTCGGCAACCCGCGCAAGTTCGCCCGGTTGGCCCGCCGGATCGGCCGGGACAAGCCGGTGGTGGCGCTGGCGTCGCTGGCCCGGCCACCGGGCGTGGGCGACGCGCCGGCGCTCGACGCCGCCGCGGTCAGCGCGTTGTTCGCCCAGTCCGGGGTGATCCGGGTGGACACCGTGGCCGAGCTGCTCGACGTGGGGGTGCTGCTGGCGCACCAGCCGCTGCCGGCGGGGCGGCGGGCCGCCGTGGTGGGCAACTCGTCGGCGTTGACCGGGCTGGCCGCGACCGCGTGCGCCGCCCAGGGGCTGGTGGTGGCGGACGGCTACCCGCACGACGTGGGGCCGAGCGCCGGGGCCGCCGCGTACGCCGCCGCGCTTGCCGCCGCGGCGGCCGACGAGCGGGTGGACGCCGTGGTGGCGGTCTTCGCCCCGCCGCTGCCCGGCCAGCTCACCGACCCGGAGGCGGATTTCGCGGCGGCGCTGCCGGCCGCCGGCAAGCCAGTGGTGGCGACGTTCCTCGCCGGTCGGGTGCCGGCCGGGGTGCCGGCGTATCCGAGCGTGGAGGAGGCGGTGCGGGCGCTGGCCCGGGTCACCCGGTACGCGGACTGGCTGCGCCGGCCGCCAGGGGCGCTGCCCGAGCTGGCCGGCGTGGACCGGTCGGCGGGGCAGGCGGCGCTCGGCCCGGACGGGGCGGATCCGGCGGCGCTGCTGGGCGCGTACGGGATCGACGTGGTGGAGTCGGTGCCGGCCGGCTCGGCCGACGAGGCGGTGGCGGCGGGGGAGCGGCTCGGCTGGCCGGTGGCGCTCAAGGCGGCGGCCCCGGGGCTGCGGCACCGGCTCGATCTGGGCGCGGTCCGGCTCGACCTGGCCGACGCCGCCGCGCTGCGCCGCGCGTACCAGGAGGTGGCCCCGGTGTTCGGGGCGGAGGTGTTGGTGCAGCCGATGGTCGCGCCCGGGGTGGCGTGCGTGGTGGAGCTGGTGGAGGATCCGGCGTTCGGGCCGGTGGTCGGGTTCGGGCTGGGTGGGGTGGCGACCGAGCTGCTCGGCGACCGGGCGTGGCGGGCGGTGCCGTTGACCGACCGGGACGCGGCCGAGCTGGTCGACGAGCCGCGCGCCGCGCCGCTGCTGCGGGGACACCGGGGCGCCGCGCCGGTCGATCGGGCGGCGCTCGTCGACCTGTTGATGCGGGTGGGTCGGTTGGCCGACGAGCAGCCCCGGGTGCGGTCGCTGACGCTCAACCCGGTGCTGGCCCGCCCGGACGGCGTCTCGGTGCTGCACGCCACCGTCGGCGCCGGCGCGGCTTCCCCACGCCCCGACACCGGCCCCCGCCGCTTGTAA
- a CDS encoding S8 family peptidase produces the protein MPDVSVPRRRALRALAVTAAAAALTAAASTPALAAPTGQIRYAGAADAVSGSYLVVLKGDAVGAANSRTARTAVPDRAAGLTKRYGGSVGAVWSAALTGYSAKMSAGQARRLAADPAVAYVEQDRRMTVQGTQTGATWGLDRIDQRNLPLNSTYTYPNTATNVRAYIIDTGIRTTHSQFGGRATWGTNTVDSNNTDCNGHGTHVAGTVGGSTYGVAKGVRLIAVKVLNCSGSGTTAGVVNGVNWVTSNAVKPAVANMSLGGGVSTSLDNAVANSISSGITYALAAGNSSANACNSSPSRVASAITVGATTSTDARASYSNYGSCVDIFAPGSSITSAWRTSDSATNTISGTSMASPHVAGAAALVLSANPSYSPAQVASYLTSNATTGKVTNPGSGSPNRLLFVVN, from the coding sequence ATGCCCGACGTGTCCGTTCCCCGGCGTCGTGCGCTGCGCGCGCTCGCCGTCACGGCCGCCGCCGCGGCCCTCACCGCCGCCGCATCCACCCCGGCCCTCGCCGCGCCGACCGGCCAGATCCGGTACGCCGGCGCGGCCGACGCCGTCAGCGGCAGCTACCTGGTCGTGCTCAAGGGCGACGCGGTCGGCGCCGCGAACAGCCGTACCGCCCGCACCGCCGTGCCGGACCGGGCGGCCGGCCTGACCAAGCGGTACGGCGGCAGCGTCGGCGCGGTGTGGAGCGCCGCGCTCACCGGCTACAGCGCAAAGATGAGCGCCGGACAGGCACGTCGGCTCGCCGCCGACCCGGCCGTCGCGTACGTCGAGCAGGACCGGCGGATGACAGTGCAGGGCACCCAGACCGGCGCCACCTGGGGGCTGGACCGGATCGACCAGCGCAACCTGCCGCTCAACAGCACCTACACCTACCCGAACACCGCCACCAACGTGCGGGCCTACATCATCGACACCGGCATCCGGACCACGCACAGCCAGTTCGGCGGCCGGGCCACCTGGGGCACCAACACGGTGGACAGCAACAACACCGACTGCAACGGCCACGGCACGCACGTCGCCGGCACTGTCGGCGGCAGCACGTACGGCGTGGCCAAGGGCGTACGCCTGATCGCGGTGAAGGTGCTCAACTGCTCCGGCAGCGGCACCACCGCCGGCGTGGTCAACGGCGTCAACTGGGTCACCTCGAACGCGGTCAAGCCGGCCGTGGCCAACATGAGCCTCGGTGGCGGTGTCAGCACCTCGCTCGACAACGCGGTGGCCAACTCGATCAGCTCCGGCATCACCTACGCGCTGGCGGCCGGCAACTCCAGCGCCAACGCCTGCAACTCCTCGCCGTCGCGGGTCGCCTCGGCGATCACGGTGGGCGCCACCACCAGCACCGACGCGCGTGCCTCGTACTCGAACTACGGCTCCTGCGTGGACATCTTCGCCCCGGGCTCGTCGATCACCTCGGCTTGGCGGACCAGCGACAGCGCGACCAACACGATCAGCGGGACCTCGATGGCCTCGCCGCACGTGGCCGGCGCGGCGGCGCTGGTGCTGTCCGCGAACCCGTCCTACTCCCCGGCGCAGGTCGCCAGCTACCTGACCAGCAACGCCACCACCGGCAAGGTGACCAACCCGGGCTCCGGCTCGCCGAACCGGCTGCTCTTCGTGGTGAACTGA
- a CDS encoding HipA domain-containing protein has protein sequence MAEVTAQVRLHGRRVGELSFRQGGSEFSYDDDLASPRHQVLGQIFEDDPRAIRRARVGLPAWFANLLPEGALRRQIVRELGGGNVGDFTLLLRVGGDLPGAVTVHADTEPEDDVLPDTPGEADHPLRHSLAGVQLKYSISAERLAVPVSGQGGWWIVKLPDHGLRDLPVNEYLTMSWLRSADFPVPPVRLIRADEVKGLSDGMVDPNDLVYLIQRFDRSSAGRIHAEDFAQVADIEPMFKYSESGTSYDTLAAVILQLTGEEGYLDFVRRLAAMLVVGNTDGHLKNWGLVYPDGRTPRLAPVYDFHSLSVYSRYRWSPLALSLGSETVPALIDHEHFRRLAEIVGGDPEATSEAISQTVSQLRDAWHGGLADEARSRFPALADHYSQRLETLPICRSR, from the coding sequence ATGGCCGAGGTCACCGCGCAGGTGCGGCTGCACGGCCGTCGGGTCGGCGAGCTGAGTTTCCGACAGGGAGGCTCGGAGTTCAGCTACGACGACGACCTCGCCTCGCCTCGCCATCAGGTGCTGGGGCAGATCTTCGAGGACGATCCGCGGGCGATCCGACGGGCCCGCGTCGGCCTGCCCGCCTGGTTCGCGAACCTGCTACCGGAAGGGGCGCTCCGCCGCCAGATCGTCCGGGAGCTGGGAGGTGGGAACGTCGGCGACTTCACCCTGCTGCTGCGCGTGGGCGGCGACCTACCGGGCGCGGTGACGGTGCACGCCGACACCGAGCCCGAGGATGATGTCCTCCCGGACACGCCAGGGGAGGCCGATCATCCGCTCCGGCACTCCCTGGCGGGCGTGCAGCTGAAGTATTCGATCTCCGCGGAGCGATTGGCCGTTCCGGTCAGCGGGCAGGGCGGGTGGTGGATCGTGAAACTGCCCGACCACGGGCTGCGGGACCTGCCGGTCAACGAATACCTCACCATGAGCTGGCTACGGTCGGCTGATTTCCCGGTGCCACCGGTGCGCCTGATCCGCGCCGACGAGGTCAAGGGCCTCTCCGACGGCATGGTGGATCCGAACGATCTCGTCTACCTCATCCAGCGGTTCGACCGGTCCTCCGCCGGACGGATCCACGCCGAGGACTTCGCCCAGGTCGCCGACATCGAACCGATGTTCAAGTACAGCGAGTCGGGCACCTCGTACGACACCCTGGCCGCGGTCATCCTTCAACTGACCGGCGAGGAGGGCTATCTCGACTTCGTCCGCCGGCTCGCCGCGATGCTTGTGGTCGGGAACACCGACGGGCACCTGAAGAACTGGGGACTGGTCTATCCGGACGGCCGGACGCCACGGCTCGCCCCGGTCTACGACTTCCACTCACTCTCGGTGTATTCGCGCTACCGGTGGTCGCCCTTGGCGCTCAGTCTCGGCAGCGAGACGGTTCCGGCGCTGATCGACCACGAGCACTTCCGCCGGTTGGCGGAGATCGTCGGCGGAGATCCGGAAGCCACGTCGGAGGCGATCTCCCAGACGGTCAGCCAACTGCGGGACGCCTGGCACGGTGGGCTGGCGGACGAGGCTCGGAGCCGATTTCCCGCCCTGGCCGACCACTACTCCCAACGGCTTGAGACGTTGCCGATCTGCCGTTCCCGGTAG